A genomic window from Pirellulaceae bacterium includes:
- the nrdR gene encoding transcriptional regulator NrdR, which produces MICPNCSSDNDRVIDSRASDDGRSIRRRRFCNQCRHRFTTYERVEQQAFRVMKKDGAREPFMREKIERGVERACWKRPISGQQIRMLASQVEADLQSDLESDVHSSAIGHLVMQRLAELDQVAYVRFASVYREFKDVEDFVAELAPLRLHSSDPSL; this is translated from the coding sequence ATGATCTGTCCGAATTGTAGTTCCGACAATGATCGAGTTATTGACTCGCGGGCCAGCGATGATGGTCGTTCGATTCGCCGCCGCCGTTTTTGCAATCAATGTCGCCATCGGTTTACCACCTACGAGCGAGTTGAGCAGCAAGCGTTTCGGGTGATGAAGAAGGATGGGGCTCGCGAACCATTCATGCGTGAGAAGATCGAGCGTGGCGTCGAGCGGGCTTGCTGGAAACGACCGATTAGCGGTCAACAGATTCGAATGTTAGCGTCGCAAGTCGAGGCAGACCTGCAGAGCGATCTGGAGTCCGATGTGCACAGCAGCGCCATCGGGCATTTGGTTATGCAGCGTTTGGCCGAGCTAGACCAAGTGGCATACGTGCGATTTGCCAGCGTGTACCGCGAATTCAAAGACGTCGAAGATTTTGTGGCTGAGTTGGCGCCTCTGCGGTTGCATTCAAGTGATCCCTCGCTGTGA
- a CDS encoding PH domain-containing protein, producing MQDKTPIQQYQEKVAEKLSDGDKSVIPERSLWQGRYSPKAMYGTWCLLILVSVLALVAVLSFASGSQPTVWYAVGGLILLLWGSVLVTYMYRRLGVQYELTTQRLIHREGVFMQRTDRLEVIDIEDVSYTQTIIERLLGVGTIRLSGRDQSHPQLALRGIDKVPEVASLIDDIRREERRKRSLHTR from the coding sequence ATGCAGGACAAAACTCCAATACAGCAGTATCAAGAAAAGGTAGCCGAGAAACTCAGCGACGGTGATAAGTCAGTAATCCCCGAGCGCAGCTTGTGGCAGGGGAGGTATTCTCCCAAGGCAATGTACGGCACATGGTGCCTGTTGATACTGGTCAGTGTACTGGCGCTGGTGGCAGTGTTATCGTTTGCCTCTGGCAGCCAGCCAACTGTATGGTATGCGGTGGGTGGCTTGATCTTGCTGTTGTGGGGATCGGTGCTGGTGACCTATATGTATCGTCGCCTGGGGGTCCAATATGAGTTGACGACGCAGCGGCTCATTCACCGAGAAGGGGTTTTCATGCAGCGTACCGATCGTCTCGAAGTGATCGACATTGAGGATGTCAGCTACACACAAACCATCATCGAACGCCTGCTGGGTGTGGGTACGATTCGCTTGAGCGGTCGCGATCAAAGTCATCCACAACTGGCGTTGCGCGGTATCGACAAAGTTCCTGAGGTGGCCAGCCTGATAGACGACATTCGCCGTGAAGAACGCCGCAAACGCAGTCTGCATACGCGGTAG
- the rdgB gene encoding RdgB/HAM1 family non-canonical purine NTP pyrophosphatase has translation MHPPPSTLILGTHNTKKCFELRLLLEPLGFQLLSLADVANAIEVAETGQTFIENARLKASQQAVHLGQWTIGEDSGLCLPALGGEPGVYSARYSDPGATDQRNNAKLLAELNRRAPDQRQAFYVSTIALSDPTGRIHIESEGRCWGRILLDERGQGGFGYDPLFEIPEYHQTFAELGNTVKSVLSHRGRALEQFTRQLKSLLAI, from the coding sequence GTGCATCCACCACCATCGACTCTGATCCTCGGCACTCACAATACAAAGAAGTGCTTCGAACTCAGGCTATTGCTCGAACCGCTGGGCTTTCAACTTCTATCGCTGGCGGATGTAGCCAACGCGATTGAAGTAGCCGAGACGGGTCAGACCTTTATCGAAAATGCGCGACTGAAGGCCAGTCAGCAGGCCGTTCATCTGGGCCAGTGGACGATTGGCGAGGACAGTGGCCTGTGCCTGCCAGCCCTGGGCGGCGAACCCGGCGTCTACTCGGCACGTTATTCCGATCCGGGTGCCACCGACCAGCGCAACAATGCAAAGCTGTTGGCCGAACTGAACCGCCGGGCACCTGACCAGCGACAAGCCTTCTACGTAAGCACCATCGCCCTCTCAGATCCCACGGGCCGGATTCACATCGAATCCGAAGGTCGCTGCTGGGGACGCATCCTGCTCGACGAGCGTGGTCAAGGCGGCTTTGGGTACGATCCGCTGTTTGAAATTCCGGAGTACCATCAAACCTTTGCCGAACTGGGCAATACCGTAAAGAGCGTACTGAGCCACCGAGGCCGAGCCTTGGAGCAGTTTACGCGTCAGTTGAAGTCGCTGTTGGCGATCTAA
- a CDS encoding carboxypeptidase regulatory-like domain-containing protein: MAQKVSARRNARNRDLTFEPLEDRQLLSVTTRPVVDISPVGQLIVELVNRGRANPAVEAARHGIGLNSGIPANSISTAAKAPLAPNQILTNTANAHSSDMLQKQYFAHDSRDGKTPGQRMSNAGYSFTLWGENLAYVGQTGSPVNPVNQALEVHSQLIKSTSGHRQTIFDPRFQEIGIGAPQGTFRGASVLMVTQDFGSRVGDKFLTGVAFVDNLTRDNFYTVQWVGGQYKHEGKAGVKIRAENVLSGAAFETTTGSSGGYALQLPNGTYVVTASGGGINTTKVTNVTLQGQNVKMDFGNHSTGTISGQVYNDTNGNGSVDSGEQGLANWAVYIDVNNNGKRDPGEPASTTNAAGSYSFGNLAAGATYRIGIDLQTGWRQTSQPATHSVALTAGQTASDRRFGVQQPQLSLQLPQITINEIGGSMTATVSRNSLATTSLVVNLSSSNRQEATVPASVTIPANAISTTFVIAAVHDNIADGPKVVTINATATGYLSTSKTLTVLDSDILATVEDTAITRRGAAVNIAVLQNDSHPSSLLADLIVEITSPPQSSMGTAQIVNKHLIRFTPASTFVGIATMRYAIRDSRLGVSQTALVRVGVPASAKQNPWSQWDVNGDGRITAQDALLIINRLNDPRASRIVDEISNPLVQPFVDVNGDGRITAHDALLVINRMNLRSQGEGEGGAEQTALVNPTAINPTLADATFHQLSDGLSWEGVWDWQDELRRRRRV, from the coding sequence ATGGCTCAGAAAGTATCTGCGCGGCGAAACGCTCGGAATAGAGACTTGACGTTTGAACCGTTGGAGGACCGCCAACTATTGTCGGTGACGACCCGACCCGTTGTAGATATCAGCCCAGTGGGACAATTGATCGTTGAGCTAGTCAATCGAGGGCGCGCCAATCCGGCTGTGGAGGCGGCGCGCCACGGAATCGGACTCAACTCGGGCATACCTGCTAACTCTATTTCGACAGCAGCCAAAGCTCCGCTGGCGCCCAACCAGATTCTTACGAACACGGCCAATGCCCATTCGTCTGACATGTTACAAAAACAGTATTTTGCCCACGACTCAAGAGATGGCAAAACGCCGGGACAACGCATGAGCAATGCCGGATATTCATTCACGCTGTGGGGTGAAAACCTTGCCTATGTCGGGCAAACGGGCAGCCCTGTGAATCCTGTGAATCAAGCTTTAGAGGTACACTCGCAGTTAATTAAAAGCACGTCTGGCCACCGACAGACGATCTTTGACCCTAGGTTCCAAGAGATCGGTATCGGTGCGCCTCAGGGTACGTTTCGGGGCGCATCGGTACTGATGGTAACCCAAGATTTTGGCAGTCGAGTTGGCGACAAATTTCTAACCGGCGTGGCCTTTGTCGACAATTTGACCAGAGACAATTTCTACACGGTGCAATGGGTTGGCGGACAATACAAACACGAAGGCAAGGCGGGGGTCAAAATTCGTGCGGAAAACGTACTCAGTGGTGCGGCCTTTGAAACAACTACAGGTAGTTCTGGAGGATATGCGTTGCAGCTACCCAATGGAACCTACGTGGTCACTGCCAGCGGTGGTGGCATCAATACCACTAAGGTGACCAATGTCACCCTGCAAGGCCAGAACGTTAAAATGGACTTCGGCAACCATTCCACGGGCACCATCAGCGGGCAAGTCTATAATGATACCAACGGAAATGGATCCGTCGATTCAGGTGAACAAGGACTTGCCAACTGGGCTGTCTACATTGATGTTAACAACAATGGTAAACGCGACCCTGGCGAGCCTGCATCCACCACGAACGCTGCCGGGAGTTACTCGTTTGGAAACCTCGCCGCAGGAGCCACCTATCGCATTGGGATTGATCTGCAGACCGGTTGGCGACAGACCTCTCAACCCGCAACACACTCCGTCGCCCTCACCGCCGGCCAGACCGCCAGCGACCGAAGATTTGGAGTTCAGCAGCCCCAGTTGAGCCTGCAACTCCCACAAATAACGATCAATGAAATCGGTGGTTCCATGACCGCCACAGTAAGTCGCAATAGTCTTGCGACCACCAGTTTGGTAGTGAATCTGTCCAGCAGCAACAGACAAGAGGCCACCGTGCCGGCCTCGGTGACAATCCCGGCAAACGCAATTAGCACCACGTTCGTGATTGCCGCTGTCCACGACAACATTGCGGATGGGCCTAAAGTCGTAACGATTAACGCCACCGCAACCGGATACTTAAGTACCTCTAAAACACTAACCGTTTTGGATAGCGATATATTGGCAACTGTCGAGGATACGGCGATCACCCGACGCGGAGCCGCTGTGAATATAGCTGTGCTTCAAAACGATTCTCATCCGTCGAGTTTGTTGGCCGACTTGATTGTAGAAATCACCAGTCCGCCTCAAAGCTCGATGGGCACAGCGCAAATTGTCAATAAGCACCTGATTCGGTTTACTCCTGCCAGCACGTTTGTGGGCATCGCCACCATGCGGTATGCCATTCGAGACTCGCGACTAGGGGTTTCGCAAACCGCTCTTGTCCGCGTTGGTGTTCCGGCTTCGGCGAAGCAGAACCCGTGGTCGCAGTGGGATGTCAACGGAGATGGTCGCATCACGGCCCAGGATGCTTTGTTGATTATCAATCGGCTTAACGATCCCAGAGCCAGCCGCATCGTAGACGAAATCAGCAATCCGTTAGTGCAACCGTTTGTGGATGTTAATGGAGACGGACGCATAACAGCCCATGATGCACTGCTGGTCATCAATCGGATGAACCTTCGCTCGCAAGGAGAGGGCGAAGGCGGCGCAGAACAGACAGCTCTGGTAAATCCGACGGCGATCAACCCGACCTTGGCTGATGCCACATTTCATCAGCTGTCAGATGGGCTATCATGGGAAGGGGTTTGGGACTGGCAGGACGAGCTTCGTCGCCGCCGTCGAGTCTGA
- a CDS encoding CCA tRNA nucleotidyltransferase translates to MLQRDFATQVVRQLRQAGFQAYWAGGCVRDLLLGIEPADFDIATNAQPMQIRQLFGHRQTLPVGAAFGVIIVLAANRQTQVEVATFRSDSTYSDGRRPDYVTFSSAQEDAQRRDFTINGMFYDPIAQAVIDYVGGQADLAQGLIRAIGQADARIGEDKLRMLRAVRIAARFGFAIESQTYQAITRHASEAVQVSGERLAVELYKTLETNNAPWAVQAWAATGLLQVLLPEVASVWHRTECSETAIALLDHCSGAGWLARLSGLLWAALGPLAADCVKACQQRLKLANEDAIAMRFAIHHQETLVQADTLPWSQVQPLLVSPWISTAVELLAMRAAVGQTSADTVAWIRQRLSWPSQRLNPSPLLTGQDLLRAGLSPGPRFKVLLQAARNLQLDGGLSDTDAALRWLKHIT, encoded by the coding sequence GTGCTACAGCGCGATTTTGCTACTCAGGTTGTTCGGCAATTGCGGCAAGCGGGCTTTCAGGCCTATTGGGCGGGCGGTTGCGTGCGTGATTTGCTGTTGGGCATCGAGCCGGCGGACTTTGACATCGCCACCAACGCCCAGCCAATGCAAATTCGCCAGCTGTTTGGCCATCGGCAGACTCTGCCTGTGGGCGCTGCGTTTGGTGTGATTATCGTGCTGGCCGCCAATCGCCAGACTCAGGTCGAGGTAGCCACGTTTCGTAGCGATAGCACTTACTCCGATGGCCGGCGCCCCGATTACGTCACCTTTAGTTCCGCCCAGGAAGATGCCCAACGCCGCGACTTTACGATCAACGGCATGTTCTATGACCCGATTGCTCAAGCGGTCATCGACTACGTTGGTGGACAAGCCGACTTGGCGCAAGGGTTGATTCGAGCCATCGGTCAGGCGGATGCCCGGATCGGCGAAGACAAGCTGCGCATGCTACGGGCCGTGCGGATTGCCGCCAGGTTCGGTTTTGCCATAGAATCTCAGACCTATCAAGCTATCACACGCCATGCATCTGAAGCAGTTCAGGTCAGCGGCGAACGATTGGCCGTCGAGCTGTACAAGACCTTGGAAACCAATAACGCTCCTTGGGCGGTGCAGGCGTGGGCTGCAACTGGTCTGCTGCAAGTCTTATTGCCGGAAGTGGCTAGCGTTTGGCATCGAACAGAGTGCAGCGAGACAGCCATCGCGTTGCTGGATCACTGCAGTGGCGCAGGCTGGCTAGCGCGGCTGAGCGGTCTGTTGTGGGCTGCCCTGGGACCTCTGGCCGCTGATTGCGTAAAAGCCTGCCAGCAGCGATTGAAACTGGCCAATGAAGATGCCATAGCCATGCGATTTGCCATTCATCACCAGGAGACGCTGGTTCAAGCCGACACGTTGCCCTGGTCACAGGTGCAGCCACTGCTGGTGTCGCCGTGGATTTCAACCGCTGTGGAATTGCTGGCAATGCGAGCAGCCGTTGGTCAAACGTCAGCTGATACCGTTGCCTGGATTCGCCAGCGATTGTCGTGGCCGTCACAGCGGCTGAATCCATCACCACTGTTGACCGGTCAGGACTTATTGCGCGCCGGCCTAAGTCCCGGTCCGCGCTTCAAGGTACTGTTGCAAGCGGCCCGCAATTTACAGCTGGACGGCGGACTGTCCGACACGGATGCAGCTCTGCGATGGCTCAAGCACATAACTTAA
- a CDS encoding AAA family ATPase, with the protein MTSRNSPDQAQEPLDALLKRIDSMLGGTTAGSRGSYSQDAVDGPPAASSEPVATQTSDAADADLSAAALDTGSQSSCTFGTLTGQRDEPFVPCVPKSLADAGLSQSQVEELIMRYLLSRGEATGRMIAGQLRLPFLLIEPILSRLKYEQLTAYRGATSVNDYIHVLTDQGREKARQYNLRTSYFGSAPVQLADYCEAVKYQSVEGQRPRRDDLLKAFQDLLIDRKMLGKIGPAVNSGRGMFLYGYPGNGKTSIAERITLAFGKYIWIPRALSIDGEIMRLYDPLSHDPAPLQRGEGFLKNTEVDERWIRIRRPTIVAGGELTMEMLEVVRNSETKINEAPLQLKSNCGVLVIDDFGRQRMRVDELLNRWIVPLEKRYDFLNMSSGKKTQVPFDQLVIFSTNLQPKDLVDDAFLRRIPYKIEVENPSEAAFRKLFEIMSPRLEMSYNPAVIDYLIQQHYKPVNRPFRNCHPRDLLLQVKNYCLYHDYPLELKNEYMDVACDIYFSIM; encoded by the coding sequence ATGACTTCGCGCAACTCCCCAGATCAAGCACAAGAACCGCTCGACGCCCTGCTCAAACGTATCGACAGCATGTTGGGTGGCACAACCGCCGGCAGTCGAGGCAGCTACTCACAGGATGCGGTTGACGGTCCGCCAGCGGCATCTTCAGAACCGGTAGCTACTCAGACCTCTGACGCCGCAGACGCGGATCTGTCTGCAGCTGCGCTCGACACGGGCTCGCAATCGTCTTGTACCTTCGGCACGCTGACTGGTCAACGCGATGAACCGTTTGTGCCTTGCGTCCCCAAGTCGCTCGCCGATGCTGGACTGAGTCAATCGCAGGTAGAGGAGCTGATCATGCGCTACCTGCTCAGTCGTGGCGAAGCCACAGGGCGCATGATTGCCGGCCAATTACGTCTGCCATTTCTGCTGATCGAGCCCATTTTGTCGCGTCTCAAGTACGAACAGTTGACGGCCTATCGTGGTGCTACATCGGTTAATGACTACATTCACGTTCTGACCGATCAGGGACGAGAGAAAGCGCGTCAGTACAACCTGCGCACCAGCTATTTTGGATCTGCGCCTGTCCAACTAGCAGATTACTGCGAGGCGGTAAAGTATCAGTCGGTGGAAGGCCAGCGTCCGCGGCGCGACGATTTACTGAAGGCGTTTCAGGATCTGCTGATCGATCGCAAGATGCTTGGCAAAATTGGGCCAGCAGTCAACAGTGGTCGCGGCATGTTTCTGTATGGCTATCCTGGCAACGGCAAGACCAGTATCGCCGAACGTATAACCTTGGCCTTTGGTAAGTATATTTGGATTCCGCGCGCTCTGTCGATCGACGGCGAAATCATGCGGCTGTACGATCCCTTGTCGCATGACCCTGCTCCACTGCAGCGCGGGGAAGGCTTCTTGAAAAACACTGAAGTCGACGAACGCTGGATTCGCATTCGTCGTCCTACGATTGTCGCTGGCGGCGAGTTGACCATGGAGATGTTGGAGGTGGTTCGCAATTCGGAAACCAAAATCAACGAAGCCCCTCTGCAACTTAAGAGCAATTGCGGTGTGCTGGTGATCGATGACTTTGGCCGCCAGCGAATGCGCGTGGATGAATTGCTCAATCGCTGGATTGTGCCCCTCGAAAAACGTTATGACTTTCTCAATATGTCCAGCGGTAAGAAAACTCAGGTGCCATTTGACCAACTGGTGATCTTCTCCACCAATCTCCAGCCCAAAGACCTTGTGGACGACGCCTTCTTGCGGCGCATACCCTACAAAATCGAAGTGGAAAATCCCAGCGAGGCCGCCTTCCGCAAGCTGTTCGAGATCATGAGTCCACGATTGGAGATGTCCTACAATCCGGCGGTTATCGACTATCTAATTCAGCAGCACTATAAGCCCGTCAACCGTCCGTTTCGCAATTGCCATCCGCGCGACCTGCTATTACAAGTCAAAAATTATTGCTTGTACCACGATTACCCACTGGAACTCAAAAACGAGTACATGGACGTGGCCTGCGATATCTATTTTTCGATCATGTAA
- a CDS encoding serine/threonine protein kinase, with protein sequence MSPPQFEYIGPYQVQRLIGRGGMGAVYHGLHSRSGEQVAIKVIASGIANQPRFRRRFAAEIDALKRLRHPNIVSLIGYGEEQGLLFYVMEFVSGKSLYELMRDRGRLSWQEVLNIGIQTSAALKHAHNLGIIHRDLKPANLMLDSKSQVKLTDFGIAKLFGSTDETAYGTVLGTADYMPPEQAEGKVVTNRSDLYSLGCLLFALLTGKPPFTGKSVPEVLYAVRYSSVPNLAAQAGDAPGELIELIHQLLAKDPQQRPPTALVVGNRLKSIQQAIGGSSVLTAGNPSSLSPAGPPTGTTVVGKQLTSLDMEDHHLEANTQWPDASDSGPSGEHSHFGTHEHRTLAASEVSPNPSVSSDNTGSIERSSPTIAPSANSETSLQLTGVSNLSEAGRRHENHYTPITTEDTARYTTLGGSSGHQPRWDWSHFASLTGIVVTLVASLAFGWWMLQPPSADQLYRKIMQVTQASGEDQSRSAKDWMRQFLQLYPNDERAIEIQALVDESELVRTVRILQRRASRSDAQQRLTHIEQGFLDCIQIRSQDFQLGQEKLAAFVGLFSSEELTPTERRLIELAKHAARAKAPQPADQDLAAQDYLEQLLLNVDQSMSPQQRSNHYRQLLLLYEGKPWAAGQVARIKELLAAESSE encoded by the coding sequence ATGAGTCCCCCGCAATTTGAATACATTGGCCCGTACCAGGTCCAGCGACTGATCGGTCGCGGTGGCATGGGTGCCGTCTATCATGGCCTACATTCAAGAAGCGGTGAGCAAGTGGCCATCAAGGTGATTGCCTCGGGGATCGCCAATCAACCCAGATTTCGACGACGATTTGCGGCTGAGATCGACGCGCTCAAACGACTGCGACATCCCAATATCGTCAGCCTGATTGGCTATGGCGAGGAGCAGGGTCTACTTTTCTACGTCATGGAATTCGTTTCTGGTAAGTCGCTGTACGAACTGATGCGAGATCGTGGGAGGTTATCGTGGCAAGAGGTGCTCAACATCGGCATCCAGACCAGCGCCGCGCTGAAACACGCGCATAACCTAGGCATCATCCACCGCGACCTTAAGCCTGCCAACTTGATGCTCGACTCGAAGAGTCAAGTCAAGCTAACAGACTTTGGAATTGCCAAGCTATTTGGGTCAACTGACGAAACGGCCTACGGCACCGTGTTGGGCACAGCCGATTACATGCCGCCGGAACAGGCCGAAGGCAAAGTGGTCACCAACCGCAGCGATTTGTATAGTCTGGGCTGCCTGCTGTTTGCGCTGCTAACCGGTAAACCACCCTTTACTGGCAAGAGCGTCCCCGAAGTCCTCTATGCGGTGCGCTACAGTTCGGTCCCCAACCTGGCAGCGCAGGCTGGCGATGCACCTGGGGAACTGATTGAACTGATTCATCAACTGCTGGCCAAGGACCCGCAGCAACGCCCACCCACCGCACTGGTCGTCGGTAATCGACTGAAGTCAATTCAACAAGCAATTGGCGGCAGCTCTGTGCTAACGGCTGGCAATCCCTCGTCTCTGTCGCCGGCAGGGCCTCCCACCGGCACCACGGTGGTTGGCAAACAACTAACGTCGCTGGACATGGAGGACCACCACCTGGAAGCAAACACTCAGTGGCCGGATGCATCCGATAGCGGGCCGAGCGGAGAGCACTCCCACTTTGGGACCCACGAGCACCGAACACTGGCGGCATCTGAAGTTTCACCCAATCCATCCGTATCCTCGGATAACACGGGCAGTATTGAGCGATCGTCTCCTACCATTGCACCGTCTGCCAATTCTGAAACCAGTCTGCAGCTGACGGGTGTGTCTAACCTGTCGGAGGCCGGCCGCAGACATGAAAACCACTACACGCCCATCACTACCGAGGATACCGCTCGCTATACAACGCTCGGTGGATCATCCGGCCACCAGCCGCGATGGGATTGGTCCCATTTTGCATCGTTGACCGGCATCGTAGTCACGCTTGTGGCCAGTCTGGCGTTTGGTTGGTGGATGTTGCAGCCTCCATCGGCCGATCAACTCTATCGAAAAATCATGCAAGTTACCCAAGCCAGTGGCGAGGATCAGTCTCGCTCAGCCAAGGATTGGATGCGGCAATTTCTACAGTTGTACCCTAACGACGAACGCGCCATTGAAATACAGGCTTTGGTGGACGAGTCCGAACTAGTGCGCACTGTACGCATCCTACAGCGCAGAGCCAGCCGATCCGATGCTCAGCAAAGGCTAACCCATATCGAGCAAGGATTCTTGGACTGTATCCAGATTCGCAGCCAGGACTTCCAGCTTGGCCAAGAAAAACTGGCAGCATTCGTCGGACTATTTTCTTCTGAAGAACTCACTCCGACTGAGCGGCGATTGATTGAATTGGCCAAACATGCTGCCCGTGCGAAGGCTCCACAACCAGCCGATCAAGACCTGGCTGCTCAGGACTATCTCGAGCAACTGCTTCTCAACGTGGACCAATCCATGTCGCCACAGCAGCGCAGCAACCACTATCGACAATTGCTGCTGTTGTATGAAGGCAAGCCTTGGGCCGCCGGGCAGGTCGCCAGAATCAAGGAACTATTAGCCGCCGAATCCTCGGAATAA